The following proteins are co-located in the Halostella salina genome:
- a CDS encoding archaea-specific SMC-related protein, which translates to MTWDLTAENIAGIREGTATIRPGTNVVRAANWQGKSSFLQAVETAMGTVTPLTEGADAGRVELDAPDDTYAVELERRNGTVVSDGSVYLDDEYDRIRADLYAFLDEDNPVRGAVRRGENLEELLTRPLDFENIEERIADLKAERSSVESELEDARDAARRLPSVQEDVTRLEGELDDLTDERDELAAENGSAGADDREELSRLRAEQSQTEQRVERLTDAVDRIDEKLADVRAEYDELTVPDEDVSAELAEVRDRRESIRTDVELLQSVYSANRRVLEEDRVELLTDRDRGILGDEMGCWLCGSETDESALRDHLDELSDRISDLKAERAEYDDRVEELEARRDEIREAEKRRDDLERRIDDLEAKRGDRAESLDAARERRDELDERIAELEASVAEHSDDLTDVKSEIKRVETELDEKREELERLERLADRRETLSAEHEDLGEEIATLRNRKTELKRRTREAFDDAIDDLLARFDTSFETARLTSNFDLVVARDGREASVDALSEGELELLGIVAALAGHEAFEVRDHVPVMLLDRLGGLSEENLSTLVDYLEDRAEFLVFTAYPEHDAFDGNVIDPAEWDVVSTDAAVRP; encoded by the coding sequence ATGACGTGGGACCTCACTGCGGAGAACATCGCCGGCATTCGCGAGGGAACGGCGACGATACGACCGGGAACCAACGTCGTGCGCGCCGCGAACTGGCAGGGGAAGTCGAGCTTCCTCCAGGCCGTCGAGACGGCGATGGGCACCGTGACGCCGCTCACGGAGGGTGCCGACGCCGGGCGGGTCGAACTCGACGCGCCCGACGACACGTACGCCGTCGAACTGGAGCGACGGAACGGCACCGTGGTCAGCGACGGCTCAGTCTATCTGGACGACGAGTACGACCGTATCCGGGCGGACCTGTACGCCTTTCTCGACGAGGACAACCCCGTCCGCGGGGCCGTCCGGCGCGGCGAGAACCTGGAGGAACTGCTGACTCGCCCGCTCGACTTCGAGAACATCGAGGAGCGGATCGCCGACCTGAAAGCCGAGCGGTCCAGCGTCGAGAGCGAACTGGAGGACGCCCGCGACGCCGCGCGCCGCCTGCCGTCGGTCCAGGAGGACGTGACCCGGCTGGAGGGGGAACTCGACGACCTGACCGACGAGCGCGACGAACTCGCCGCGGAGAACGGCTCCGCCGGGGCCGACGACCGCGAGGAACTGAGCCGCCTCCGCGCCGAGCAGTCCCAGACCGAGCAGCGCGTCGAGCGGCTGACCGACGCCGTCGACCGCATCGACGAGAAGCTCGCGGACGTCCGGGCTGAGTACGACGAGTTGACCGTACCCGACGAGGACGTGAGCGCCGAACTCGCCGAGGTGCGCGACCGCCGGGAGTCGATCCGGACCGACGTGGAACTGCTCCAGTCGGTGTACTCCGCCAACCGCCGCGTGCTGGAGGAGGACCGGGTCGAACTGCTGACGGACCGGGACCGGGGGATCCTCGGCGACGAGATGGGCTGCTGGCTCTGCGGGTCGGAGACGGACGAGTCGGCCCTCCGCGACCACCTCGACGAACTGAGCGACCGCATCTCCGACCTGAAGGCCGAGCGCGCGGAGTACGACGACCGCGTCGAGGAACTGGAGGCCCGCCGGGACGAGATCCGGGAGGCGGAAAAGCGACGCGACGACCTCGAACGCCGCATCGACGACCTGGAGGCAAAGCGCGGCGACCGGGCCGAGAGCCTCGACGCCGCGCGGGAGCGCCGGGACGAACTCGACGAGCGGATCGCCGAACTGGAGGCGTCCGTCGCCGAGCACAGCGACGACCTCACCGACGTGAAAAGCGAGATCAAGCGGGTGGAGACCGAGCTCGACGAGAAACGCGAGGAACTGGAGCGGCTGGAGCGACTCGCCGACCGGCGGGAGACGCTTTCGGCCGAACACGAGGACCTGGGCGAGGAGATCGCGACGCTGCGCAACCGGAAGACGGAGCTGAAACGGCGGACCCGCGAGGCGTTCGACGACGCGATCGACGACCTGCTCGCGCGGTTCGACACGAGCTTCGAGACGGCGCGGCTGACGAGCAACTTCGACCTGGTCGTGGCCCGCGACGGGCGCGAGGCGAGCGTCGACGCCCTGAGCGAGGGCGAGCTCGAACTGCTCGGCATCGTCGCCGCGCTGGCCGGCCACGAGGCGTTCGAGGTGCGCGACCACGTCCCGGTGATGCTGCTCGACCGACTGGGCGGCCTCTCCGAGGAGAACCTGTCGACGCTGGTCGACTATCTCGAAGACAGGGCCGAGTTCCTCGTGTTCACGGCGTACCCCGAACACGACGCGTTCGACGGCAACGTCATCGACCCCGCCGAGTGGGATGTGGTGAGCACAGACGCTGCGGTCCGACCCTGA
- a CDS encoding UbiD family decarboxylase: protein MTVDSFREYLQRLEARDELVRVADPVSWNLEASAITMLANEEDDRIPLFESVEGARLVGDPYRGSQRRPWDRIALGMDVPPDTARREFYDETIERLQDQRDPTTVSRSDAPCKEVIDTGDDVNLLDYPWPYIHAGDGGRYSNLHTLVTPDLDSDWVDYSYHRAMIHDSETASVLLLAGEQTPNLYYYKYERRDEPMPVAIVVGAEPAVQYSSVMWIPTGRSEVEFAGGLKGSPVELVPCETNDLRVPASAELVIEGEIVPNVRRDEGPFGDYFGYMHGPRRSMPALQVTAITHRERPIIPFCVEGTGVGYTENSTSSMEIGCVGPDATLGLRAGGFDVDRCVPWQSTPRTVYVVSTDSTAPGDLHELANFIFTTWGMLHVDFFVFVDADVDPLDQRAVLEALALHADPDEDFHQFGVESMPKVPLNIYQTPSEKGDAQTGTSKAKTAKAYIDATREDEAAVDTATDAADAETRYWARTLLTEAGATPDRPTEFDAGAEP from the coding sequence ATGACGGTCGACAGCTTCCGCGAGTACCTCCAGCGGCTCGAGGCACGCGACGAACTTGTCCGGGTGGCCGACCCCGTCTCGTGGAACCTGGAGGCGAGCGCGATCACGATGCTGGCAAACGAGGAGGACGACCGGATCCCGCTGTTCGAGTCGGTGGAGGGGGCGCGGCTCGTCGGGGACCCGTACCGCGGCTCCCAGCGCCGGCCGTGGGACCGGATCGCGCTCGGGATGGACGTCCCCCCGGACACCGCGCGTCGCGAGTTCTACGACGAGACGATCGAACGACTGCAGGACCAGCGCGACCCGACGACCGTCTCCCGGTCGGACGCCCCGTGCAAGGAGGTTATCGACACCGGCGACGACGTGAACCTGCTGGACTACCCGTGGCCGTACATCCACGCCGGCGACGGCGGCCGCTACTCCAACCTGCACACGCTCGTCACGCCGGACCTGGACTCGGACTGGGTGGACTACTCCTACCACCGCGCGATGATACACGACAGCGAGACGGCGAGCGTCCTCCTGCTCGCCGGCGAGCAGACGCCGAACCTCTACTACTACAAGTACGAGCGCCGCGACGAGCCGATGCCGGTCGCGATCGTCGTCGGTGCCGAACCGGCGGTGCAGTACAGCTCCGTGATGTGGATCCCAACGGGCCGCAGCGAGGTCGAGTTCGCCGGCGGGCTGAAGGGGAGTCCGGTCGAACTCGTCCCCTGCGAGACGAACGACCTCCGGGTGCCGGCCAGCGCCGAACTCGTGATCGAGGGCGAGATCGTCCCGAACGTGCGCCGCGACGAGGGGCCCTTCGGCGACTACTTCGGGTACATGCACGGCCCCCGCCGCTCGATGCCGGCGCTCCAGGTGACGGCGATCACCCACCGCGAGCGCCCGATCATCCCCTTCTGCGTCGAGGGCACCGGCGTCGGCTACACCGAGAACTCGACGAGTTCGATGGAGATCGGCTGTGTCGGCCCGGACGCGACGCTCGGGCTCCGGGCCGGCGGGTTCGACGTGGACCGCTGCGTGCCGTGGCAGTCGACGCCCCGGACGGTGTACGTCGTCTCGACGGATTCGACCGCGCCGGGCGACCTCCACGAACTGGCGAACTTCATCTTCACGACGTGGGGGATGCTCCACGTCGACTTCTTCGTGTTCGTCGACGCGGACGTGGACCCGCTGGACCAGCGCGCCGTGCTGGAGGCGCTCGCGCTGCACGCCGACCCCGACGAGGACTTCCACCAGTTCGGCGTCGAGTCGATGCCGAAGGTGCCGCTGAACATCTACCAGACGCCCAGCGAGAAGGGCGACGCCCAGACCGGCACGTCGAAAGCAAAGACGGCCAAGGCGTACATCGACGCGACCCGTGAGGACGAGGCAGCCGTCGACACCGCGACCGACGCCGCCGACGCCGAGACGCGGTACTGGGCGCGGACGCTGCTCACGGAAGCGGGGGCCACCCCCGACCGGCCGACCGAGTTCGACGCGGGGGCCGAGCCGTGA
- a CDS encoding BKACE family enzyme has product MTYEEFLGGEPLVVTAALTGGVHGKEANPNLPETPEEIGRAAAAAEDAGASVVHLHARRPNGERSFATERFQEIDDAVRRHADDVVIQHSTGGTGAPDADRHLPLRTDPPPEMASLDMGPLNRYEHLTSENTRGLVDSLHAEMRDRGIKPELEVFNDGHMNEVHGLLERRDLSDPVYATLIFGGGTLTRPRPRNLLNAVDNLPDGARFNVLGFGQHQLPFATLGILLGGHVRVGLEDNVYYRQGELAESNAQLVERVTRVAEELGREVATPAQARTLLGL; this is encoded by the coding sequence GTGACGTACGAGGAGTTTCTGGGCGGCGAACCGCTGGTCGTCACCGCCGCGCTCACCGGCGGCGTCCACGGGAAAGAGGCCAACCCGAACCTCCCGGAAACCCCCGAGGAGATCGGCCGTGCGGCGGCGGCAGCCGAGGACGCCGGGGCGTCGGTGGTCCACCTCCACGCCCGGCGGCCGAACGGCGAGCGGTCCTTCGCCACCGAGCGGTTTCAGGAGATCGACGACGCGGTTCGCCGTCACGCGGACGACGTGGTGATCCAGCACTCGACCGGCGGCACCGGCGCGCCGGACGCCGACCGGCACCTGCCGCTCCGGACGGACCCGCCGCCGGAGATGGCGTCGCTCGACATGGGGCCGCTGAACCGGTACGAGCACCTCACGAGCGAGAACACCCGGGGGCTGGTCGACTCGCTCCATGCGGAGATGCGCGACAGGGGCATCAAACCCGAACTGGAGGTGTTCAACGACGGCCACATGAACGAGGTCCACGGGTTGCTGGAGCGGCGTGACCTGTCGGACCCCGTGTACGCGACGCTCATCTTCGGCGGCGGGACGCTCACCCGGCCGCGGCCGCGCAACCTGCTGAACGCCGTCGACAACCTCCCCGACGGCGCGCGGTTCAACGTCCTCGGGTTCGGCCAACACCAGTTGCCGTTCGCGACGCTGGGCATCCTGCTCGGGGGCCACGTCCGCGTCGGACTGGAGGACAACGTCTACTATCGGCAGGGGGAACTGGCCGAGAGCAACGCGCAACTCGTCGAACGCGTGACTCGCGTCGCCGAGGAACTCGGTCGCGAGGTGGCGACGCCGGCGCAGGCGCGGACGCTACTCGGCCTTTGA
- a CDS encoding lysylphosphatidylglycerol synthase transmembrane domain-containing protein has translation MDDRNRYVAVLGLVGAIAVFVVLFSLVGVRRVADSLLSANPALVAVTFGLALCWLVLWSLMLRTVLAALSVDIRPVTSFFVYAGAVFANNVTPFGQAGGEPVAALIISKVSDTRYETGLAGIASVDVINVVPSISLVFVGASYYATTAAVGERIETAVASAVVLVTVIVSVVWLAWGRRESIRTWVPKTVGKNIGRLGFNRFDPSSVEADLTDRIGRFFGNIERVGTDRWRLATVVALSLAGWLLQAGALLAAFAALGYSVPPYVLLFVVPLANVAGAAPLPGGLGGIEAAFVALLVPTTGVEASAITAAVLIFRGAVYWMPLVIGGAAVTAFGVRTIR, from the coding sequence ATGGACGACCGAAACCGGTACGTCGCCGTCCTTGGTCTGGTCGGGGCTATCGCCGTCTTTGTCGTCCTGTTCTCGCTCGTCGGCGTACGCCGCGTCGCCGATTCCCTGCTCTCCGCAAACCCGGCGCTCGTCGCGGTCACGTTCGGGCTCGCCCTCTGCTGGCTGGTTCTCTGGAGTCTAATGCTCCGGACCGTTCTCGCGGCGCTGTCCGTCGATATCCGGCCGGTAACGTCGTTTTTCGTGTACGCCGGTGCCGTCTTCGCCAACAACGTCACGCCGTTCGGTCAGGCGGGCGGCGAACCGGTCGCCGCGCTGATCATCTCGAAGGTGTCGGACACGCGCTACGAGACCGGACTGGCCGGGATCGCGAGCGTCGACGTGATCAACGTCGTCCCCTCGATCTCGCTGGTCTTCGTCGGCGCGAGCTACTACGCGACGACCGCCGCCGTCGGCGAGCGGATCGAAACGGCCGTCGCCTCCGCGGTTGTGCTCGTCACCGTGATCGTCTCGGTCGTGTGGCTCGCGTGGGGCCGCCGGGAGTCGATACGGACGTGGGTTCCGAAAACTGTGGGCAAAAACATCGGTCGTCTCGGTTTTAATCGTTTCGATCCGTCATCGGTCGAGGCGGACCTCACCGACCGGATCGGGCGGTTCTTCGGCAACATCGAGCGCGTCGGGACCGACCGGTGGCGGCTCGCGACCGTGGTGGCGCTGTCGCTGGCCGGGTGGCTCCTGCAGGCGGGCGCGCTCCTGGCCGCCTTCGCTGCGCTGGGGTACAGCGTCCCGCCGTACGTGTTGCTGTTCGTCGTGCCGCTGGCCAACGTCGCGGGTGCCGCGCCGCTTCCCGGCGGTCTCGGGGGGATCGAGGCGGCGTTCGTCGCGCTGCTCGTGCCGACGACCGGGGTGGAGGCGTCGGCCATCACGGCCGCCGTCCTGATCTTCCGCGGGGCGGTGTACTGGATGCCGCTGGTGATCGGCGGTGCGGCGGTGACGGCGTTCGGCGTCCGGACTATCCGGTGA
- a CDS encoding enoyl-CoA hydratase/isomerase family protein: protein MHVSDEDAVRHVTFDRPDASNAFTADAASELAAALDDLDPAVLDAVVVTGEGDAFSAGGDIQAMAERDETAREAYDRVRETLGRVAERVLSAPVPVVAKVNGDAVGAGLSLVAAADFAYAAADARLGASFINVGLVPDMGGTVTLPRLVGLRTAKELAFTGDLIDAERAAELDLVNEAVPADELDDAVDDLLGTLSARPTENIALAKAAIHENLGQPVDDGLKREAHFQTLAYDTDAHEEGVEAFLEGRRPDFD from the coding sequence ATGCACGTCAGTGACGAGGACGCGGTCAGACACGTCACGTTCGACCGACCGGACGCGAGCAACGCCTTCACCGCCGACGCGGCCAGCGAACTGGCGGCCGCCCTGGACGACCTCGATCCGGCAGTACTGGACGCCGTCGTCGTCACCGGCGAGGGCGACGCGTTCAGCGCCGGCGGCGACATCCAGGCGATGGCCGAGCGCGACGAGACCGCCCGCGAGGCGTACGACAGGGTTCGTGAGACGCTCGGCCGCGTCGCCGAGCGCGTCCTCTCGGCTCCGGTCCCGGTCGTGGCGAAGGTCAACGGCGACGCCGTCGGGGCGGGCCTCTCGCTCGTCGCCGCCGCGGACTTCGCGTACGCCGCCGCTGACGCACGTCTCGGAGCCTCCTTCATCAACGTCGGTCTCGTCCCGGATATGGGCGGGACCGTGACGCTCCCGCGGCTCGTCGGCCTCCGGACGGCGAAGGAACTGGCTTTCACCGGCGACCTGATCGACGCGGAGCGCGCGGCCGAACTCGACCTGGTCAACGAGGCGGTCCCGGCCGACGAACTGGACGACGCCGTCGACGACCTGCTGGGGACGCTGTCCGCCCGCCCCACGGAGAACATCGCGCTGGCGAAGGCGGCGATCCACGAGAACCTCGGGCAGCCGGTCGACGACGGACTCAAGCGCGAGGCCCACTTCCAGACGCTCGCGTACGACACCGACGCCCACGAGGAAGGCGTCGAGGCGTTTCTGGAGGGCCGCCGCCCCGACTTCGACTAG
- a CDS encoding OB-fold domain-containing protein, with amino-acid sequence MRGIAAAGAYVPRFRLSADELADAWGTSHASGVERKAVPSADEDALTMAVAAAERALDAAALDRVELTLAAAATTTPPLEEGELVPRLVRALDLPASAATATETGHTAAGAAALSRALDADGPALVVAADCPEGDPAEADHPFGAGAAAFVVADDAAAPVADAAWHTDETPGVRFRERGDGDVQGLDITTYQRDAVRGAVTEAVSALDVDPDGADAAAVHQPDGRFPYRATGDLPLSNEAVAAGTVVDRVGDAGAATVPLGLLAALDGAGDGDLTLAVPYGGGTAAAFAVEGSLSVAGIDDLDGGTEIDYATYLRERGYVVSGEVSGGGAHVSLPNWRRSLDQRYRLVAGKCPECGGVTFPPEGACQSCHARVEFEAFEAPRTGTIRALTVIGQGGAPPEFAELQQRDGAYAVAVVALEGEDGTATLPAQITDADPESVAVGDEVRATVRRIYEQEGVPRYGVKFEPTE; translated from the coding sequence ATGAGAGGGATCGCCGCCGCCGGGGCGTACGTCCCCCGGTTCCGGCTCTCGGCCGACGAACTCGCCGACGCGTGGGGCACCAGCCACGCGAGCGGCGTCGAACGGAAGGCTGTCCCCTCGGCCGACGAGGACGCGCTGACGATGGCCGTTGCGGCGGCCGAGCGCGCGCTGGACGCCGCAGCCCTCGACCGCGTGGAGCTGACGCTCGCTGCCGCGGCCACGACCACGCCGCCGCTTGAGGAGGGCGAACTGGTGCCGCGGCTCGTTCGGGCGCTGGACCTGCCCGCGTCCGCGGCGACGGCGACCGAGACCGGCCACACCGCGGCGGGCGCGGCGGCGCTCTCGCGGGCGCTGGACGCCGACGGCCCGGCGCTCGTCGTCGCGGCGGACTGTCCCGAGGGCGATCCGGCCGAGGCCGACCACCCGTTCGGTGCCGGCGCGGCGGCGTTCGTCGTCGCGGACGACGCCGCGGCCCCCGTCGCCGACGCCGCCTGGCACACCGACGAGACGCCCGGCGTCCGCTTCCGGGAGCGGGGCGACGGCGACGTGCAGGGGTTGGACATCACGACGTACCAGCGCGACGCCGTCCGCGGGGCGGTCACCGAAGCCGTCTCGGCGCTCGACGTCGATCCCGACGGCGCGGACGCCGCGGCGGTCCACCAGCCCGACGGCCGGTTCCCGTACCGGGCGACCGGCGACCTCCCGCTCTCGAACGAGGCCGTCGCGGCGGGCACCGTCGTCGACCGCGTCGGCGACGCCGGCGCGGCGACCGTCCCGCTCGGCCTGCTCGCGGCGCTCGACGGCGCGGGGGACGGCGACCTGACGCTCGCGGTTCCCTACGGCGGCGGCACCGCGGCCGCGTTCGCCGTCGAAGGCAGCCTGTCGGTCGCCGGGATCGACGACCTCGACGGCGGCACCGAGATCGACTACGCCACCTACCTCCGCGAGCGCGGCTACGTCGTCTCGGGTGAGGTGTCCGGCGGTGGCGCACACGTCAGCCTGCCGAACTGGCGGCGGTCGCTCGACCAGCGTTACCGGCTCGTCGCCGGGAAGTGCCCGGAGTGTGGCGGGGTCACGTTCCCGCCGGAAGGGGCCTGTCAGTCGTGTCACGCCCGGGTCGAGTTCGAGGCGTTCGAAGCGCCGCGGACGGGGACGATCCGCGCGCTGACGGTGATCGGCCAGGGCGGCGCGCCGCCGGAGTTCGCGGAACTGCAGCAGCGGGACGGCGCGTACGCCGTCGCCGTGGTCGCGCTGGAAGGTGAAGACGGTACCGCCACGCTCCCGGCGCAGATCACCGACGCCGACCCCGAGTCGGTGGCGGTGGGCGACGAAGTGCGCGCGACGGTGCGCCGGATCTACGAGCAGGAGGGCGTGCCGCGCTACGGCGTCAAGTTCGAGCCGACCGAGTGA
- a CDS encoding MBL fold metallo-hydrolase — protein MTAVRRVPVGAGTPEGVNSAYVLPDAGVVVDPGPPGEDAWDALRGGIDDAGLALGDVEHVLVTHWHADHAGLATRLAEAADASVAMHAADAPLVGDYAAERDRRLERDAAALCRWGVPEDVRDRLVASDRPSPVPDTYDVRALSDGESVAGVELVHTPGHTAGHASYVYDGRLLLGDLLLPTYTPNVGGSDTRTDDPLADYLDSVDRVAAEFDRGEPGHGTTMDVAEEAAAVREHHCERARRVLDALPEEGGVTPWAVARDLFGEMNGIHAKFGAGEASAHLRRLDAAGAVERSGENPVEYRAVPGDHSVGSNLTP, from the coding sequence ATGACCGCCGTCCGCCGCGTCCCCGTCGGCGCTGGCACGCCGGAGGGCGTCAACAGCGCGTACGTCCTGCCCGACGCGGGCGTCGTCGTCGACCCCGGACCGCCGGGCGAGGACGCGTGGGACGCACTCCGCGGCGGCATCGACGACGCCGGCCTCGCGCTCGGCGACGTGGAGCACGTCCTCGTCACGCACTGGCACGCGGACCACGCCGGCCTCGCGACGCGGCTCGCGGAGGCGGCGGACGCGTCGGTCGCGATGCACGCCGCCGACGCGCCGCTGGTCGGCGACTACGCGGCCGAGCGCGATCGACGGCTCGAACGCGACGCAGCCGCCCTCTGCCGGTGGGGCGTCCCGGAGGACGTGCGTGACCGGCTGGTCGCATCCGACCGGCCGTCGCCGGTTCCCGACACCTACGACGTCCGCGCGCTCTCGGACGGCGAGTCGGTCGCCGGGGTCGAACTGGTCCACACGCCGGGCCACACGGCCGGCCACGCGTCGTACGTGTACGACGGCCGGCTCCTGCTCGGCGACCTGCTGCTCCCCACGTACACGCCGAACGTCGGCGGCAGCGACACGCGGACCGACGACCCGCTCGCGGACTACCTCGATTCGGTCGACCGGGTCGCGGCCGAGTTCGACCGCGGCGAACCGGGCCACGGGACGACGATGGACGTGGCCGAGGAAGCGGCCGCTGTCCGCGAACACCACTGCGAGCGCGCCCGGCGCGTCCTCGACGCGCTCCCCGAGGAGGGCGGTGTGACGCCGTGGGCCGTCGCCCGCGACCTGTTCGGCGAGATGAACGGCATCCACGCGAAGTTCGGCGCGGGCGAGGCGTCGGCCCACCTCCGCCGACTGGACGCCGCCGGCGCGGTCGAGCGATCGGGCGAGAACCCGGTCGAATACCGGGCGGTCCCCGGAGATCACTCGGTCGGCTCGAACTTGACGCCGTAG
- a CDS encoding UbiD family decarboxylase — protein sequence MTTFAEHLDGLRAADDLVAIDERVHWDTEAAVVASEALRTNCAALRFEETSGTVAFASGVYAGPDQLSSRSNRPWRRIAAGLGMERSASYVDLLETLSTWETTPLDEAVFVDPAAETDAGDDLYALGLPTVDGEGRQSITQGVIAVERDGTTSWAPVRGTVHRGSLLRVTVPRPFLDWCDGERAASISLGVSAATLIAALQGWTQDRTAPGVPERAAGLADVPLARADGRVVPAGAEVRIDGVARPTDDAVVGPEATWERPTETATVAVDADRIRLREDPTVPFVPLGAPLADDVHLASLVEAATLYRRVNSYWGVSPVSWVQLPVESRLGICLVSSEILYAGFDWQLANALFSFSEYFDKVLVLDEYARPTDLARALDDMWVKAHPGNDWIFSDPNAPAATAPVYRRDGETGSRLYISAIWDPRWDEDYIAPRVTFESSFPENVRESALDRWALLKEDDE from the coding sequence GTGACCACCTTCGCCGAACACCTCGACGGGTTGCGGGCGGCCGACGACCTGGTCGCCATCGACGAGCGCGTCCACTGGGACACGGAGGCGGCGGTCGTCGCGAGCGAGGCGCTCCGGACCAACTGCGCGGCGCTCCGGTTCGAGGAGACCTCCGGAACGGTCGCCTTCGCCAGCGGGGTGTACGCCGGCCCGGACCAGCTATCGAGCCGGAGCAACCGCCCGTGGCGGCGGATCGCCGCCGGCCTCGGCATGGAGCGGTCGGCGAGCTACGTCGACCTGCTGGAAACGCTCTCGACGTGGGAGACGACGCCCCTCGACGAGGCGGTGTTCGTCGACCCGGCCGCCGAGACGGACGCGGGCGACGACCTGTACGCGCTTGGCCTGCCGACCGTCGACGGCGAGGGGCGACAGTCGATCACGCAGGGCGTCATCGCGGTCGAGCGCGACGGGACGACCTCGTGGGCACCGGTCCGGGGGACGGTCCATCGCGGGTCCCTGCTCCGGGTCACCGTCCCGCGGCCGTTCCTGGACTGGTGCGACGGGGAGCGCGCAGCGAGCATCTCGCTCGGCGTCTCGGCGGCGACGCTCATCGCCGCGCTCCAGGGGTGGACGCAGGACCGCACCGCGCCGGGGGTCCCGGAACGCGCGGCGGGGCTGGCGGACGTGCCCCTGGCGCGGGCCGACGGTCGCGTGGTCCCGGCCGGCGCGGAGGTCCGGATCGACGGCGTCGCCCGGCCGACCGACGACGCGGTCGTCGGACCTGAAGCGACGTGGGAGCGCCCCACCGAGACGGCGACCGTTGCGGTCGACGCCGACCGGATCCGCCTCCGCGAGGACCCGACCGTTCCCTTCGTGCCGCTGGGCGCGCCGCTGGCCGACGACGTGCATCTCGCCAGTCTGGTCGAGGCGGCGACGCTGTACCGCCGGGTCAACAGCTACTGGGGCGTCTCCCCCGTCTCGTGGGTCCAGCTCCCCGTTGAGAGCCGGCTCGGGATCTGTCTCGTCTCCAGCGAGATCCTGTACGCGGGCTTCGACTGGCAGCTCGCCAACGCGCTGTTCTCGTTCTCGGAGTACTTCGACAAGGTGCTCGTGCTGGACGAGTACGCCAGACCGACCGACCTGGCCCGCGCGCTGGACGACATGTGGGTGAAGGCCCACCCCGGCAACGACTGGATATTCAGCGACCCGAACGCGCCGGCGGCGACCGCCCCGGTCTACCGACGCGACGGCGAGACCGGGTCACGGCTGTACATCAGCGCCATCTGGGACCCGCGCTGGGACGAGGACTACATCGCGCCGCGGGTCACCTTCGAGTCGTCGTTCCCGGAGAACGTCCGCGAGTCGGCGCTGGACCGCTGGGCGCTGCTGAAGGAGGACGACGAATGA
- the rdfA gene encoding rod-determining factor RdfA, with amino-acid sequence MSCKIDSVAEKYDLDVTQSAYDGVDDYLLQRWTGDDGRSSDGYRSLTEWFNKRLLKRVYDDHNREATGVRLDSEYEALRADDDLTRQELADDLRAAGIDADELASSMVSWSTMRHHLNDCLDGSKETEEASSDWEQESVRIAAQRTEEKADEAVRSLASKGEIADGDAAEITVDVRLECPVCHVRTPLSEAVDRGYVCREHADGAGREQSSEVGD; translated from the coding sequence ATGAGCTGTAAGATCGATTCCGTGGCGGAGAAGTACGACCTCGACGTCACCCAGTCGGCGTACGACGGCGTCGACGACTACCTGTTGCAGCGCTGGACCGGCGACGACGGGCGGTCGTCCGACGGCTACCGATCGCTGACCGAGTGGTTCAACAAGCGCCTGCTGAAGCGGGTGTACGACGACCACAACCGGGAAGCGACCGGCGTCAGGTTAGACAGCGAGTACGAGGCGCTGCGGGCCGACGACGACCTCACCCGACAGGAACTGGCCGACGACCTCCGGGCCGCCGGCATCGACGCCGACGAACTGGCGTCGAGCATGGTCTCGTGGAGCACGATGCGACACCACCTGAACGACTGCCTCGACGGCTCGAAGGAGACCGAGGAGGCCAGCTCCGACTGGGAGCAAGAGAGCGTCCGCATCGCGGCCCAGCGGACCGAGGAGAAGGCCGACGAGGCGGTCCGTTCGCTGGCGTCGAAGGGGGAGATCGCCGACGGCGACGCGGCCGAGATCACCGTCGACGTGCGGCTGGAGTGCCCCGTCTGTCACGTCCGCACGCCACTCTCCGAGGCGGTCGACCGTGGGTACGTCTGCCGAGAACACGCCGACGGCGCCGGCCGGGAGCAGTCCAGCGAGGTCGGCGACTAG